ggatttccttctttctgtggaTGAATAAtccatcatgtgtgtgtgtatgtgtgtgtgtgtgtatgtgtgtgtgtgtatagcaacttctttatccatttatctgttgatggacactaaggctgtttccatattttggctattataaataatgctgctgtgaacataagtgtgcatatatctctttgatatagttttcattttctttggatatatatgaAGAAGTGGAATTATTGGGTTATGTggtgttctatttttaattttttgagaaagctctatattttttcccccaaaatgtcTATAACACTTTACAATCACACCAAGAGTGCTATAgggcttccttttctccacatcctcaccaggtTTAATAACTCTGTTTTTTGATGCAAGCCATTCCAACAGgcatgaagtgatacctcattgtacttttgatttgcacttcccagtgattagtgatattgaatatctattcatgtacttgttggccaTTTTCATGtctccttggaaaaatgtcttttcatgtcctatgcccatttttaattggattgttagggtttttgctgttgagttgtttgagttctttatattttttggatattaagtgaaaaaaaaagtgaaaactgaagttgctcagtcgtgtccaactcttagcgaccccatggactacagcccaccaggccctccatccatgggatttttccaggcaagagtactggagtggggtgccattgccttctccattaacagcggctaggcatatttacttggagctggtatactggtgacagccttagtgccctcaGACACAGcatgcttggccagctccccaggtagcagcaagaGCATGGcagtctggatctccctggatgtgatagtcGAATGCTTGTTGTAATGTGCCAGGCACAATGCCTCACCAGCGATACACTCGAAAATGTCATTgacgaaggagttcatgattcccaTGGCCTTGGACGAGATGCCGGTGTCCGGATGGacttgcttcagcaccttgtacacATACACGGAGTAGCTCTCCTTGCGGCTGCTCTTGCACTTCTTGCCGtccttcttctgggccttggtcatagcttttttagAGCCCTTTTTAGGGGCAGGAGCAGACTTAGCCGGTTCAGGCATGTCTATAATGACAATACCAAACAACACAGAAAGATCTTCAAATATATGGCTTACAAATAAtttttcccattccataggttgtcgtttcattttgttgatcatttcttCTGCTGTGCAGAAGTGCTAGTTAGTGTTAGCATGGTATAATTTTTTCCATCCacttactttttctattttttaaaatatatattttattgaagtatagttgacttacaatgattcaggtgcacagcaaggtgattcagttatacaaatacacatagattatgtttgaaattattttccatcatagattATCACAAggtattgactatagttccctatgctatacagtctatctttgttgcttgttgcatatctatttttcaattaaaaatctaGCATTTTATTCATACTAATTCAAACAAgtgaaatcaaaatgtcataattttttagaTAGACAAAAATTCATGTTCtctaaagtatatattatatgctttaacctctgagccaccagagaagcacacatatttatatatatgtatacaaaagcttttccacTACACTTGataaaaacttgagaaagaacatcaaaaaaagaagagatggagaaattagaGAAcgtaaactaaatgaaatgggagcactgaatatgaactagaaaaagtgaaacaaactagataaaagtaaaagctcATCATATAGCCTAGTTGTTTTCATTAGAAACATTTggagctttggaggaaaaaagcaaCACCCaagcatttgtattttaaaaaaaaatttcaggataATTCTGATACGCATctggaatttaaaaagtgattgcaGGTTTTTCTATTTTTGGCAATAtacagttctattatttttctgttgatcaatcatgatacaatggtattaagtgagtaatagttatataatcataataataaaagatatttatcagttttcacaatcagtagccagacaaaaaataaaagagaattacaattgcaagccataatgggaacatggttaacttaacaatataaaacaaTTACACACAATTTGGggagtcaagcagagtgatgtggtaagttaaaatgcatacatgcacatgttttcatccacccagtcagtctatgtcttttggttggtgtatttaatccatttacatttaaggtagcatcaatatgtatgatcctattaccattttgttaattgttttgggtttattttctgtaggtcattcccttctcttgtgttccctgcctagagaagttcctttagtatttgtcataaagctggtttggtggtgcttaattctcttaatttttgcttttctggaaagcttctgatttctctatcaaatctgaaagagaatcttgctgggtagagtattcttggttgtaggttcttccctttcatcactttaaatatataatttaaagccattctcttctggcttgtagagtttctgttgagaaatcagctgatagcctgatgggaattccctagtatgttatttgttgtttttcccttgtttcttttaatattttatcagtctttaatttttgtctgtttgattactatgtgtctcagtgtgttcctccttgggtttattcttcctgggactctctgtgcttcctggacttggctgactaatttcctttcccatgttagggaagttttaagCTATTATCTCTACAAATATTtcctcaggtcctttctctcttcttctgggacctctataatgTGAAATGTTGGTGTGCTTAATGTTGTCCCAagggtctcttaggctgtctttgtttctttccattcttttttttttctacattctgtTCTATGGCAGTGATTTACActattctgtcctccaggtcatttatccattcttctgcctcagttattctgctattgattccttctagtatatCTGCTTGTGTCTAGTTTGTATCTAGTGTATCTctctttgtttgttctttagttcttctaggcctttggtaaacatttattttatcttctcaatctttacctccattcttttcctgagatactggatcatcttcactatcattattctgaattctttttctggacgGTTGCttatctctacttcatttatttgtttttctgggattttatcttgtccattcatctggggcataactttctgctttttcatcatgattaactttctgtaatatggtttttattttagcCACTGTGAGACTgtgattcttctttcttcttctgtttgccctctgatggatgaggctaagaggcttgcaTAAGCCTTTTGATAGGAGGGACTGgcaatgggaaaaactgggtcttgctctggtgggcttgccttgctcagtaaagctttaatccataACAAGACAGGAGGAAGGGGTATAGATGGAGTATAGTCAAGACCCACACCTCTGGGTCAATGACCCACAAAAAagggaggataattacaattgcagaaATTctatccaaggagcaagtggtcCAAACCCCACATCATGCTCTCCAGACTCAGGATCCTACACTAggaagacagtcttcagaatgtctggctttgaaggccaatAGGTTTCTGTACAGGAGAGCTGAAGGGCTGTAGGAAACTGATACTCTGCTCTTCAGCGGCACATGCAAACTCTTACACATTCCAAGTCCCAGTACAGCAGCAATAATTTGAAAGGAATATGAGTTATACACACTTGCTGATCTTGGTGTCTCCTGAAGGGCAGGAGGCTACTGGGACTTACCTTGGAGACACAGATACTTGGAAGCCATTTTGGGGAGCTCATTCTACCACAAAGACACTGGTGCTGACAATGATAGCTCTGGAGTCCTTCCTCTAGCCTATTAGCACTGGGGGCTGGTACCAGCCCTGGGCCCCCTTGGCCTGGGAGCCACCTAGCTCCCAGTTCTACTTGTCTACACAACCAGATGCACCAGGACTTGGCCGTGCCCACCATCAAGCAGGCAGCCCAGCATGAGGCAGGCCTGAAAGCCAACTGGGCCAGGGACCAGCAACACCCATCTGTGTACCCACAGTAGATGGCTCCACTAACACATAAGGGCCCACATAGATGGTACCCTGAGAGCATACAGCTTTGGTGACCAGAAGGAAGTATGCTTCTGAGTGCAGTAGAACATATCCTACATAAGTCCATGTCTCTAAGATCAGTAAATGTAACCAAACCTCCATAACACATAGAAATAAACACAGGAACTTAGGCAAAATGAGATGACAGAAAAATTGGTTCAGAACAAAGGAACAAGACAAAATCCCAGAAGAATAAAGCCAAGTGGAGATAAGCAATCAACACAATAAAGAGTTCAAGTTAATGATTGTAAAGATGATCAATGAATTcaggaaaagaatgaatgaacatagAAATTTAACAAAgactaaaaaatataaagaagaaccaaacagCTCAAGAATACAATAAtcgaaattaaaaatacaacagaAGGAATCATactgtgccatttccttctccagtgaacaacagaactctccaccatgacccatctgtatTTGGTGgctctgcatggcatggctcatagcttcattaagccacacaaggctgtgatccatgtgatcaatttggttagctttctgtgattgtggttttcattctggaggctgtgggATTATAGCTCTTGCTTCTTCCATCTGTCTTCTGATGGATAAgatggataagaggcttgtgcaagcttcctgatgggagggactggccgTGGGGAAACCTGGGTCTTACTCTGGTGGACAGagacatgctcagtaaatctttaatccaattttctgctgatgcaTGAGACTGTGATCCCTTCCTGTTAGTTGatttagtggaggtgatggaattccagctgagctatttcaaatcttaaaagatgatgctgttacagtaccacactcaatatgttagcaaatttggaaacctcagcagtgaccacaggactggaaaaggtcagttttcattccaatccagaaGAAAGGCaatttaaagaatgttcaaactactgtacaattgtgcttatttcacataataacaaggtaattctcaaaaatccttcaagctaggcttcaacagtacataaacttaAATGAACTTCAAGGAgacaaaaccagtcaatcctaaaggaaataaaacctgaatattcattggaaggattgatgctgaatctgaagttccaatactttggccacctgatgtgaagagctgactcattggaaaagaccctgatgctgggaaagattgaaggcaggaggagaaggggacgacagaggatgagatggttggatggcaccaccaactcaatagacatgagtttgagcaatctctgggagatagtgaaggacagggaagcctggcacactgcagtccacggggtggcaaagattctgacatgattgagcaacagaacagcaacaacatgtatAAACCTCAGGGCTCTTGCAAACCAAAAACCTATGCacaaagaggagaaaggaatccaaacataTACCAAAGTTAGTTATCAAGTCATAGAGAAGAGAATAACAAAAACACTACCAAAAAACCAGAAAATAGTTAACAAAATGACAGCATCTATATACCTATcaagaattaatttaaatgtaaatggacaaaATACTTCAATTGAATACAGGTAatggctgaatggattaaaaacaagacatataaatgctgtctacaagagactcatttCAGATCTAAGTACGTACATACACTGAAAGTGAGGAGATAGAAAaaggtatttcatgcaaatggaaacaaaatgaaaactgaagtagcaatacttatataagataaaatagatttACAACAAAAGttgtaacaagagacaaagaaagacattaaataatgataaaaacttCAATCCAATAAGaagatataacatttataaatacatatgtaaccAAAATaggaaaaactaaatatatagACCAAATATTAACAGACTTAATGGGAGAAGTTGACATTAACACAATATTAGCAGGAGACATTAACATCTCATTTACATCCTGAATAGATCATCCAGATAGAAAATCAATATGGAAATGCCTTAAATGATGTTAGACTGAtgcatttaatatacatataggacattccatcccaaagcagaagaatatacattattttcaagtgcacaaggaacactgtctaggatagatcacatactAGGCTCAAAACAAGCCTCAAATCTAATAAAATTGAAACCATTCAAGAATTTTTCCAACAACAACAGTATGCAAGTGGAAAtcaaccacaagaaaaaaattgcacATGACTAAGACATGTGACttaaagaccttctagaactaacaccaaaaaaaagatgtccttttcatcataggggactggaatgtaggaagtcaagaaatacctggagtaacaggcaagtttggccttggagtacaaaataagcagggcaaaggctaaaagacttttgccaagagaacgcactggtcataccaaacacccccttccaacaacgcaagagatgactctacacatggatatcaccagatggtcaatacaaaaatcagattgattatattctttgtagctgaagatggagaagctctatatattcggcaaaaacaagactgggagctgactgtggctcagatcatgaactccttattgcaaattcagacttagagaaagtagggaaaaccactagaccattcaggtatgacctaaaacaaatcccttatgattatacagtggaagtgacaaatcaattcaagggattagatctgatagatagagggcctgaagaactatgggcagatattcataatattgtacaggaggtggtgatcaaaaccttccccaagaagaagaaatgcaaaaaaggcaaaatggttgtttgaggaggctttacaaatagctgagaaaaggagagatgtaaaaggcaaagaagaaaaggaaagatatatgcaaatgaatgtagagttccaaagaatagcaaggagagataagaaagctttcccaaatgatcaatgcaaacaaatagaggaaaactatagaatgggaaagactagagatctcttcaagaaaattagagataccaagggaacatttcaagcaaagatggcacaataaaggaaagaaatagtatggacctaagagaagcagaagatattaagaagagtggcaagaatatacagaaaaactattttaaaaaagatcttaatgactcagatagccacaatggtgttatcactcacctagagccagacatcctggagtgcaaagttgagtgggccttaggaagcatcactatgaacaaagctagtggaggtgatggaattccagttgagctattttaagtcctaaatatgatgctgtgaaagtgctgcactcaatataccagcaaatttggaaaactcagcagtggccacaggattggaaaaggtcagttttcattccaattccagagaaaggcaatctcaaagaatgttcaaactactgcacagttgtacttatctcacacactagcaaagtaatgctcaaaattctccaagctaggcttcaataatatgtgaatggagaacttccagatttcaagttggaattagaaaaggcagaggaaccagagatcaaattgcgaacatttgttgtatcatagaaaaagaaaaattcagaaaaacatctatttctgcttcattgactatactaaagcctttggctctgtagatcacaacaaactgtggaacattcctaaagagatgggaataccagaccaccttacctgcctcctgacaaatctgtgtgcagatgaagaagaaacagaactggacatggaacaacagactggttccaaattgggaaaggagtacgtcacagctgtatattgtcaccttgcttatttaacttatatgcagagtacattatacaAAATGTCAaaatggatgaaacacaagctggaatcaagattgccaggagaaatatcaataacctcagatatgcagatgacaccacacttatggcataaagcaaagaagaactaaagatcctcctgatgaaagtgaaagaggagagtgaaaaagctggcttagaactcaaaattcaaaaaacgaagatcatggcatctggtcccatcacttcatggcaaatagatggggaaacaatggaaa
The nucleotide sequence above comes from Bos javanicus breed banteng chromosome X, ARS-OSU_banteng_1.0, whole genome shotgun sequence. Encoded proteins:
- the LOC133242629 gene encoding histone H2B type 1-H-like, giving the protein MPEPAKSAPAPKKGSKKAMTKAQKKDGKKCKSSRKESYSVYVYKVLKQVHPDTGISSKAMGIMNSFVNDIFECIAGEALCLAHYNKHSTITSREIQTAMLLLLPGELAKHAVSEGTKAVTNEKTLGPKIVNDLYKVML